One genomic window of Halictus rubicundus isolate RS-2024b chromosome 12, iyHalRubi1_principal, whole genome shotgun sequence includes the following:
- the LOC143359847 gene encoding uncharacterized protein LOC143359847, protein MPQTFSDVVVAQEEIAGRIKNCIVNTDKLGAAKLSAVVLQKRIELLESYWRNFTANHNAMRPMPDYAASNYRKRGLYDEVEEAYIQNSSELVERLENLKPVASAIPAEAMSHECNAGPRLPTLTIEKFSGDLLRWEEFRDSFRATIHNSKRLQDVQRLQYLKASLTGAAAKVIARTSLTDANYPTAWAAFERRYGGIRVLTTAHLGRLLDCPAVKRASTEELTRVLDEFCQARDALAALKKSVDTWDDWFVTLLVRKLDSTTRLDWEKMFPDPTIMPSFVEIRDFLESRIHALASTQEPMCSSTTTKREETRKSEQRTAMTVQMTKGPSAKASNVRKCPLCSDNHQLGHCSQFKTLNAPERKEFVYRNKLCVSCFSGTHLLAACTSSYRCMVCGGHHHTSLHEAFRKSEAPAQPSTSSVNTFRSNRVVLLATARVQLKSPNGRSVFARALLDPGSEISFVTDDVVQALRLPRRNVEVHLTGYQEINVGTVRHEVSVLLASSRDSKFRLALNALVTRKITAPTPAVEINDEKWTHLHGLPLADEDFRSPNRVELLLGADACGHLLLENRIGPMGTPPIVRTPFGWAPMGTTSSTKNDSAGPRVRFLLVQPARDLRDDWQRFWELEEVPTSAISTPQDEACEKHFQDTHRRDREGRYVVRLPFVATPGTDVGVPPSAAVRLLLSSERRREKDETLRQKYSEFLEEYEQLGHMEFVSRHSTGGGGGGENYLPHHAVWREKTSVKKIRVVFNGSYVSGGGSTINDYLAAGPKLQTDLWAVITRWRFHRHAFSTDIVKMFRQIKVHPEDRDWQRIVWRNDPSEEVRDFRLTTVTYGTTSAPYLASRVLLQLADDEKARFPRGAAILRANSYVDDILAGGDDIDDTEEARRQLTDILTAGGFPLDKWATNYLSSSSGLVQLLQGHQEAGALGLKWSTANDTLSLAAPKLRTATPGQRWTKRSVLSETARLFDPLGWLSPISIAAKILLQDLWLSGLSWDEPLSELFPERWKQLRFEMERTDRITVPRWIGYRAATSDSIELHGFSDASERAYSAAVFIRVPVTGARAETHLLMAKTKVAPTKPQSILRLELCGALLLARLLRAVGDSMGPHSVTMHAWTDASVVLAWVRSHASRWKPFVAHRVAEIQRLLPDVEWRHARTDENPADLATRGISAQVLVDDDLWWSGPSWLSRPQEDWPGARDVDESEAPERRVTVTTTMVRKTKSGDHPSLRAVFESPWDPLRFSSALRLVRVTAYMRRFANNARSIGTPQHGFLTATEIDEAWVSVHRMSQADDFGDELAEMEKGKLVKSTSTLVSLRPIIDRQGVLRVGGRLDHAAVSFDQRHPVIIDRQSPLASLLIRSAHLRTLHGGVNLTRATLTLRHWIPRDKTLVKRVVKGCVTCTRLQGRTSNQQMGMLPAQRVQPARAFSVSGVDYAGPIPMLMTRARGQRTTKGYIVVFVCLCTKAVHLDVVSDLSSASFIAAFKRFVARRGRCHQMLSDNATTFRGADQLLKRMFNAASTFYKETAELLAADGTEWSFIPPYSPHFGGLWEAAVKSAKRHLRRTIGEQQLTFEELSTLLCQVEACMNSRPLSALSDDPNDPPFLTPNHLVNASSLYAVPEPGDEITYDAGRRRWNLVSRLLEGFWQRWRTEYLSQLQTLPKWQRARENLAVGAVVLLKDDLAPPTKWPLGRVVEVHRGSDGRVRVAAVKTATRTTTRAIQRLVPLISSEHSTGEET, encoded by the coding sequence ATGCCGCAAACGTTCAGCGATGTAGTGGTCGCTCAGGAGGAGATCGCTGGCCGCATCAAGAACTGCATCGTCAATACCGACAAATTGGGGGCAGCGAAACTCTCCGCGGTCGTATTGCAGAAAAGAATCGAGTTGCTGGAGAGTTACTGGCGCAACTTCACCGCAAATCATAACGCTATGAGACCGATGCCAGATTACGCCGCCAGTAACTACAGGAAGAGAGGCCTATACGACGAAGTCGAGGAAGCCTACATCCAGAACTCCTCTGAATTGGTGGAGAGGCTAGAAAATCTGAAGCCCGTCGCCTCAGCAATTCCGGCTGAAGCCATGTCTCATGAGTGCAACGCCGGACCCAGATTGCCGACTCTGACCATCGAGAAGTTTTCGGGCGATCTCCTACGGTGGGAGGAgtttcgcgattcgtttcgcgctACGATTCACAACTCGAAACGATTGCAGGACGTCCAACGCCTACAATATTTGAAGGCGAGCCTCACCGGTGCGGCTGCGAAGGTTATCGCGCGTACATCCCTGACAGATGCGAACTATCCGACGGCGTGGGCGGCATTCGAACGTCGTTATGGAGGCATCCGTGTACTGACCACCGCTCACCTCGGAAGACTTTTGGACTGCCCGGCAGTAAAACGAGCGTCGACGGAGGAATTGACCAGAGTCCTCGACGAGTTCTGTCAAGCTCGAGATGCTCTGGCCGCGCTAAAAAAATCAGTCGACACATGGGACGACTGGTTCGTAACACTCCTCGTCAGGAAGCTGGACTCGACGACGCGCCTGGACTGGGAGAAAATGTTCCCGGATCCGACGATCATGCCGTCTTTCGTGGAGATTCGAGATTTCCTCGAATCACGAATCCATGCCTTGGCCTCGACCCAAGAGCCGATGTGTTCGTCAACAACGACCAAGCGAGAGGAGACGCGAAAATCCGAacagaggacggccatgactgTGCAAATGACCAAAGGGCCATCCGCGAAGGCCAGCAACGTTCGGAAGTGCCCGCTGTGCTCGGACAATCACCAGCTAGGGCACTGCAGCCAGTTTAAAACCCTTAACGCGCCGGAACGCAAGGAATTTGTGTATCGGAATAAACTGTGCGTTTCGTGTTTCTCGGGAACCCACTTGCTCGCGGCGTGCACGTCTTCCTATCGGTGTATGGTGTGCGGCGGTCATCACCACACTTCGCTTCACGAGGCGTTCCGGAAGAGTGAAGCTCCCGCGCAGCCGAGCACAAGTTCGGTGAACACGTTCAGGTCGAATCGCGTTGTTTTACTGGCCACCGCGCGCGTCCAGTTGAAGTCCCCGAACGGTCGCAGTGTCTTCGctcgcgcgttactcgatcCCGGGTCCGAAATTTCATTCGTGACGGACGATGTCGTGCAAGCGTTACGTCTTCCGCGCCGGAACGTGGAGGTTCATTTGACCGGATACCAGGAGATAAACGTGGGCACGGTACGTCACGAAGTGTCCGTGTTACTCGCGTCTAGTCGCGACTCCAAGTTCCGACTCGCGTTAAACGCGCTGGTGACGCGAAAAATTACCGCTCCGACTCCAGCGGTAGAAATTAATGACGAGAAGTGGACTCACCTCCACGGACTTCCGTTGGCCGACGAGGACTTCCGCTCTCCGAACAGGGTGGAATTACTTCTCGGGGCAGATGCGTGTGGTCACCTCCTCCTCGAGAATCGAATCGGACCAATGGGAACTCCTCcaattgttcgaacgcccttcggcTGGGCGCCGATGGGCACAACCTCATCCACGAAGAACGACAGCGCTGGACCTCGGGTGCGATTCTTGTTAGTTCAGCCTGCACGAGACCTCCGAGACGATTGGCAGAGGTTCTGGGAACTGGAGGAAGTACCAACGAGTGCAATAAGCACGCCTCAGGACGAAGCATGCGAAAAGCACTTCCAGGATACGCACCGCAGAGATCGGGAAGGACGCTACGTTGTGCGCTTACCGTTCGTTGCCACCCCAGGCACCGATGTCGGAGTTCCGCCATCGGCTGCCGTTCGCTTGCTCTTATCGTCCGAAAGGAGACGAGAAAAGGACGAGACGCTCCGACAGAAATACTCCGAATTTCTGGAGGAGTACGAACAGCTCGGGCACATGGAGTTCGTTTCGCGGCACTCgactggcggggggggggggggggagaattaCCTTCCGCATCACGCCGTGTGGCGGGAAAAAACATCGGTGAAGAAAATAAGAGTAGTTTTTAATGGCTCTTACGTTTCAGGCGGAGGCAGTACCATTAACGACTACCTGGCTGCCGGACCGAAGCTCCAAACTGACCTCTGGGCCGTAATAACGAGGTGGCGATTCCATCGGCATGCCTTTTCGAcggacattgtaaaaatgtttcgtcAGATCAAGGTGCACCCAGAGGACAGGGACTGGCAGAGGATCGTCTGGAGGAACGATCCAAGCGAGGAAGTACGGGACTTCCGTTTGACGACGGTGACCTACGGCACGACGTCGGCTCCGTACCTCGCCTCGAGAGTACTGCTTCAACTTGCCGACGACGAGAAGGCTCGATTTCCGCGGGGTGCAGCGATTCTCCGAGCGAATTCGTATGTCGATGACATTCTGGCCGGAGGAGATGACATCGACGACACCGAGGAGGCTCGACGTCAACTCACGGACATCCTGACGGCGGGCGGATTCCCGCTGGATAAGTGGGCGACCAATTACTTGTCGTCGAGCTCCGGTCTCGTTCAATTGTTGCAgggtcaccaagaggcaggagcaCTGGGACTCAAATGGAGCACAGCGAACGACACTCTGTCTCTTGCGGCTCCGAAGCTCAGGACTGCCACACCAGGTCAACGATGGACCAAACGATCGGTTTTGTCTGAGACGGCCAGGCTTTTCGATCCATTGGGGTGGTTGTCTCCGATCAGCATTGCTGCGAAGATCTTGCTGCAGGACCTCTGGTTGTCTGGATTGTCGTGGGACGAGCCGCTGTCTGAGCTGTTTCCCGAGCGATGGAAGCAACTTCGATTCGAGATGGAGAGGACCGATCGAATCACAGTTCCGAGGTGGATTGGCTATCGTGCGGCGACCAGCGACAGTATAGAGCTGCACGGATTCAGCGACGCGTCGGAAAGGGCATACTCCGCAGCCGTCTTCATAAGGGTGCCAGTTACCGGTGCAAGGGCCGAGACGCACCTACTGATGGCGAAGACCAAGGTCGCTCCAACGAAACCACAGAGCATTCTCAGGCTGGAGCTGTGCGGCGCTCTACTGCTGGCCCGATTGCTGAGAGCAGTAGGAGATTCGATGGGGCCTCACAGCGTGACTATGCATGCgtggaccgatgcatcggtcgtcCTAGCCTGGGTGAGATCTCATGCTTCCAGGTGGAAACCGTTTGTGGCGCATAGGGTGGCCGAGATCCAGCGCCTGCTGCCGGACGTTGAGTGGCGACacgcgaggacagacgaaaatCCTGCGGACCTTGCCACGCGTGGGATTTCAGCGCAGGTACTGGTCGACGATGACCTCTGGTGGAGCGGTCCCTCGTGGTTGTCAAGGCCTCAGGAGGATTGGCCTGGCGCACGTGACGTCGACGAGAGCGAGGCTCCGGAGCGCAGAGtgacggtgacgacgacgatggtAAGGAAGACGAAGTCCGGCGACCATCCCAGTCTGCGAGCCGTCTTCGAATCGCCCTGGGACCCTCTCCGATTCTCGTCAGCGTTGAGGCTGGTCCGAGTGACCGCGTATATGCGACGCTTCGCAAATAACGCTCGCTCCATCGGTACACCGCAGCACGGGTTCCTGACAGCCACTGAAATCGACGAGGCGTGGGTGAGCGTCCACCGAATGAGCCAAGCTGACGACTTTGGCGACGAACTTGCTGAAATGGAGAAGGGTAAGCTAGTTAAATCGACCTCGACCCTTGTTTCTCTTCGGCCGATTATAGATCGTCAAGGTGTCTTACGAGTGGGAGGACGACTGGACCACGCAGCAGTTTCATTCGACCAGAGACATCCTGTGATAATCGACCGACAGTCTCCGTTGGCATCATTGTTGATCCGGTCAGCTCATCTTCGGACGCTCCATGGGGGAGTGAACTTGACGCGGGCGACGCTCACGCTCCGCCACTGGATTCCGCGAGACAAGACGCTGGTGAAACGGGTCGTAAAAGGCTGCGTTACCTGCACTCGACTCCAAGGGCGTACCAGTAACCAGCAAATGGGAATGCTGCCTGCCCAGCGAGTGCAACCAGCAAGGGCATTCTCGGTCAGCGGAGTCGATTATGCTGGTCCGATTCCGATGCTCATGACGAGAGCAAGGGGCCAGCGGACAACCAAGGGATACATCGTCGTTTTCGTGTGCCTGTGCACGAAGGCGGTCCACTTAGATGTCGTGTCCGATTTGTCCTCAGCCTCCTTCATCGCCGCTTTCAAACGCTTCGTAGCTAGACGCGGAAGATGTCACCAGATGCTGAGTGACAACGCTACGACGTTTAGAGGTGCCGATCAGCTTCTGAAGCGCATGTTCAACGCTGCATCGACCTTTTACAAGGAAACGGCGGAATTGCTGGCCGCCGACGGAACGGAATGGAGCTTCATACCGCCGTATTCTCCTCATTTCGGCGGTctgtgggaagcggccgtgaaatccgCGAAGAGGCATCTACGACGCACAATAGGGGAACAACAGCTCACCTTCGAGGAGCTTTCCACCCTGCTGTGTCAAGTGGAAGCTTGCATGAACTCTCGACCCCTCTCCGCCTTGTCCGACGATCCAAATGATCCTCCCTTCCTCACGCCGAATCATTTGGTTAACGCTTCTTCATTGTACGCAGTTCCAGAACCGGGTGACGAAATCACGTACGATGCAGGCCGACGGAGATGGAACCTTGTATCCAGACTTCTGGAAGGTTTCTGGCAGCGGTGGCGTACCGAATACCTGAGCCAGTTGCAGACTCTTCCGAAATGGCAAAGGGCACGGGAGAATCTTGCTGTCGGAGCGGTCGTGCTCCTGAAGGACGATCTTGCGCCGCCTACGAAATGGCCTCTCGGACGAGTCGTCGAAGTGCATCGGGGATCCGACGGACGAGTGCGTGTGGCTGCCGTGAAGACCGCTACCCGTACCACCACCAGAGCCATCCAGCGCCTTGTACCACTCATTTCCTCAGAGCATTCCACCGGCGAGGAAACGTGA